In Deltaproteobacteria bacterium, the following proteins share a genomic window:
- a CDS encoding DUF3347 domain-containing protein, with protein sequence MMRWMWIVALGLAAGACSKDEPAKPSAPAAAKPDEPAAAKPAEPAAAKPAEPAAAKPAEPAAAEPTGPIDAVFAAYERCRAALASDDAEVKECAADMAKLAADAASNATDAAKAPLGALAKAAEQLGAAADLDAARRAFAEVSRAAIDAVAALPKMAEKLHAFECPMAKEFGFNRWLQPTAKLENPYMGKKMLDCGMEVHDLHGGTPGMGHDMKGGEADKN encoded by the coding sequence ATGATGCGTTGGATGTGGATCGTTGCGCTCGGCCTCGCCGCCGGCGCGTGTTCGAAGGACGAGCCTGCCAAGCCGTCTGCGCCCGCGGCGGCCAAGCCGGACGAACCCGCGGCGGCCAAGCCGGCCGAACCCGCGGCGGCCAAGCCGGCCGAACCCGCGGCGGCCAAGCCGGCCGAACCCGCGGCGGCCGAGCCGACCGGACCGATCGATGCGGTGTTCGCGGCCTACGAACGATGCCGCGCCGCCCTCGCTTCGGACGACGCCGAGGTCAAAGAATGCGCGGCGGACATGGCGAAGCTCGCGGCCGACGCGGCGTCGAACGCAACGGACGCGGCCAAAGCGCCGCTCGGCGCGCTGGCCAAGGCGGCCGAGCAGCTCGGCGCCGCCGCCGATCTCGACGCCGCGCGGCGCGCGTTCGCGGAGGTGAGTCGCGCCGCGATCGACGCGGTCGCCGCGCTGCCGAAGATGGCCGAGAAGCTGCACGCGTTCGAGTGCCCGATGGCCAAGGAATTCGGCTTCAACCGGTGGCTGCAGCCGACGGCGAAGCTCGAGAACCCGTACATGGGCAAAAAGATGCTCGACTGCGGGATGGAGGTGCACGACCTGCACGGCGGCACGCCGGGCATGGGCCACGACATGAAGGGCGGCGAGGCGGACAAGAACTGA